The Nitrospinota bacterium genome includes a window with the following:
- a CDS encoding exodeoxyribonuclease VII small subunit yields the protein MAEEKIKFEKALERLEQIVEELEGGNLELEKSLKVFEEGIKMARVCHTHLEQAEKKIEKLVKDQKGNLTTEPLDEGKPEEADQDELPF from the coding sequence ATGGCTGAAGAAAAAATCAAATTTGAAAAAGCGCTCGAACGGCTCGAACAGATTGTGGAAGAGTTGGAAGGGGGTAACCTTGAACTGGAAAAATCGCTCAAGGTGTTCGAGGAAGGGATAAAAATGGCCCGCGTATGCCACACGCATCTCGAGCAGGCCGAAAAGAAAATCGAAAAGCTGGTGAAGGATCAAAAGGGGAACCTGACAACCGAACCGCTGGACGAAGGCAAACCGGAGGAAGCGGACCAGGATGAACTCCCATTTTGA
- a CDS encoding TlyA family RNA methyltransferase, whose amino-acid sequence MALKKKRLDLLLVERGLAPTRARGQSFILSGNIFVDGRKAEKAGEAVADDAVIEVKGKDHPYVGRGGLKLAAALDAFHIDPAGKTALDIGASTGGFTDCLLQRGAAKVVAVDVGKNQIDWKLRNDPRVTVIEEYNARNLRPEDVGGPFDIIAVDVSFISLELILPPAVAVLAPGGVCIALVKPQFEAGREEVGSGGIVRDPKVHQRVVDKILALGSGLGLAAIGHIDSPIEGTKGNREFLAAFRRK is encoded by the coding sequence ATGGCTCTGAAAAAAAAACGTCTCGACCTGCTGCTGGTTGAGCGGGGTCTCGCCCCCACCCGCGCGCGGGGACAGTCGTTCATCCTCTCCGGCAACATCTTCGTCGACGGCCGGAAAGCCGAAAAGGCCGGCGAGGCGGTGGCGGACGACGCCGTTATCGAAGTGAAGGGGAAAGACCACCCCTATGTGGGACGCGGCGGACTGAAGCTCGCGGCGGCGCTGGACGCATTCCACATCGACCCGGCGGGAAAAACCGCGCTGGACATCGGCGCGTCCACCGGCGGCTTCACCGACTGCCTGTTGCAACGCGGCGCGGCGAAAGTGGTGGCTGTGGATGTGGGAAAAAACCAGATCGACTGGAAACTGCGGAACGACCCGCGCGTAACCGTCATCGAGGAATACAACGCGCGCAACCTGAGGCCGGAGGATGTGGGCGGGCCGTTCGACATCATCGCCGTCGACGTGTCGTTCATCTCGCTGGAGCTGATCCTCCCCCCCGCCGTTGCGGTTCTGGCCCCCGGCGGCGTCTGCATCGCGCTGGTGAAGCCGCAGTTTGAGGCGGGGCGCGAAGAGGTGGGAAGCGGCGGCATCGTGCGCGACCCCAAGGTGCATCAACGCGTGGTGGATAAAATCCTCGCGCTGGGGAGCGGCCTCGGCCTTGCCGCCATCGGCCATATCGATTCCCCCATCGAAGGCACAAAGGGAAACCGCGAGTTTCTCGCCGCCTTCCGGAGAAAGTAA
- a CDS encoding 1-deoxy-D-xylulose-5-phosphate synthase, translated as MRILPNLKNPAELKKLSEAELAELAAEVRQKIIETVAATGGHLSPNLGVVELTIALNRVFDFANDKIVWDVGHQCYTHKLLTGRFDKFHTLRQEGGISGFPRRAESPVYDHFDTGHAGTSISAALGLATARDLSGQKHDVLAVIGDGSMTSGLSFEGLNNAGAHKTNLIVILNDNEMSISPNVGALSKHLNRIISGEIYNRMVKDVDGLLEKIPRVGHTVQLLAHSVEEGLKSMVKNVLAPGRLFEDLGFKYFGPIDGHNLPFLIETLESVKKLEGPRLIHVVTRKGKGYVPAEEKSGPFHGTSPFVVATGKKTAPPALTYTAVFGKTMVELGGMMPKLVGITAAMPDGTGMVEFMQKFPERSFDVGIAEQHAVTFAGALAAEGYRPVVAIYSTFMQRAYDQVIHDVCNMNLPVVFALDRGGIVGDDGTTHQGAFDLSFMRIVPNMVVMAPKDENELRHMLFTAVNHNGPVALRYPRGNALGVPLDQGYNEIGIGKAELLREGNDLLICAIGNMVHEAVEAANMLAKDGVSVAVINARYAKPIDTALIGAWAKRCGHIITVEENALAGGFGGAVFEELRKEGLGNIIGAAMGIPDRFVEQSTQESARSRFGLDAKGIAQKALELFKAPNDLEKFIFKKESEIRRP; from the coding sequence ATGCGGATACTGCCGAACCTGAAAAACCCCGCCGAGCTTAAAAAACTTTCGGAAGCGGAGCTCGCCGAACTGGCCGCCGAGGTCCGCCAAAAAATCATCGAGACGGTGGCCGCCACCGGCGGGCATCTTTCGCCGAACCTGGGGGTGGTGGAGCTGACCATCGCGCTCAACCGGGTATTTGATTTCGCTAACGACAAAATAGTCTGGGACGTGGGGCACCAGTGCTACACGCACAAGCTGCTCACCGGCCGGTTCGACAAATTTCACACGTTGCGGCAGGAGGGGGGCATCTCCGGCTTCCCGCGCCGCGCGGAAAGCCCGGTGTACGACCATTTCGACACCGGCCACGCCGGCACCTCCATATCGGCGGCGCTGGGCCTTGCCACCGCGCGCGACCTCAGCGGCCAAAAGCACGACGTGCTGGCGGTGATCGGCGACGGCAGCATGACCAGCGGCCTCTCCTTCGAGGGGCTGAACAACGCCGGCGCGCACAAAACCAACCTCATCGTCATTCTGAACGACAACGAGATGTCGATATCGCCCAACGTGGGGGCGCTCTCCAAGCACCTCAACCGCATCATCAGCGGCGAGATATACAACCGCATGGTGAAAGACGTCGACGGCCTGCTGGAAAAAATCCCGCGCGTGGGGCACACGGTGCAGCTGCTGGCCCACTCGGTGGAGGAGGGGCTGAAATCGATGGTGAAAAACGTGCTGGCCCCCGGCCGCCTGTTTGAAGACCTCGGGTTCAAATACTTCGGGCCGATAGACGGGCACAACCTGCCGTTCCTCATCGAGACGTTGGAAAGCGTGAAAAAGCTGGAGGGACCGCGGCTCATCCACGTGGTGACCCGCAAGGGGAAAGGGTATGTTCCCGCCGAGGAAAAATCGGGGCCGTTCCACGGCACCTCGCCGTTCGTCGTCGCCACCGGCAAAAAAACCGCCCCTCCCGCGCTCACCTACACCGCCGTCTTCGGCAAAACGATGGTGGAACTGGGCGGCATGATGCCGAAGCTGGTCGGCATCACCGCCGCGATGCCGGACGGCACCGGCATGGTGGAATTCATGCAAAAATTCCCCGAACGCTCCTTCGACGTGGGTATCGCGGAACAGCACGCCGTCACCTTCGCCGGCGCGCTGGCCGCCGAAGGATACCGGCCCGTCGTCGCCATCTATTCCACCTTCATGCAGCGCGCCTACGACCAGGTGATACACGATGTCTGCAACATGAACCTGCCGGTCGTCTTCGCGCTGGACCGCGGCGGCATCGTGGGGGACGACGGCACCACCCATCAGGGGGCATTCGACCTCTCCTTCATGCGGATCGTGCCGAACATGGTGGTGATGGCCCCGAAAGACGAAAACGAGCTGCGCCACATGCTTTTCACCGCCGTGAACCACAACGGCCCGGTGGCGCTGCGCTATCCGCGCGGCAACGCGCTGGGCGTGCCGCTGGATCAGGGGTACAACGAAATAGGCATCGGCAAGGCCGAACTGCTGCGCGAAGGAAACGACCTGCTCATCTGCGCCATCGGCAACATGGTGCATGAAGCGGTGGAGGCGGCCAACATGCTCGCCAAAGACGGCGTTTCGGTGGCGGTGATAAACGCCCGCTATGCCAAGCCGATTGATACCGCGCTCATCGGCGCGTGGGCCAAACGTTGCGGCCACATTATCACGGTGGAGGAAAACGCGCTGGCGGGCGGCTTTGGCGGCGCGGTGTTCGAGGAACTGCGCAAGGAAGGGCTTGGCAACATCATCGGCGCGGCGATGGGCATCCCGGACCGCTTCGTCGAGCAAAGCACGCAGGAGAGCGCCCGCAGCCGCTTCGGGCTGGACGCCAAAGGCATCGCCCAAAAAGCACTCGAACTGTTCAAGGCGCCCAACGACCTCGAAAAGTTCATCTTCAAAAAGGAATCCGAAATCCGCCGCCCCTGA
- a CDS encoding polyprenyl synthetase family protein, whose translation MNSHFEALRAETERELKRVFDARRGGVPARLMESMEYSVNAGGKRLRPVLCLAACEAAGGNRAAALPTAAAFEIIHTYTLIHDDLPAMDNDALRRGMPTNHIKFGEATAILAGDGLLTLAFELTAEQPHGTKLDPAVMVRVARTVAKAVGAEGTVGGQQADMENENKDADLKTLEYIHRHKTGTMIAAAAETGALLGGADDATAAAMLAYGKKIGHAFQVFDDILDVVGNAKEMGKNVGGDEKKKKTTYPKLMGLEESKKYGFRLIDEAVTALAPVKGDTRFLKELAVYIGARTK comes from the coding sequence ATGAACTCCCATTTTGAAGCGCTCCGCGCCGAAACCGAACGCGAACTGAAACGGGTTTTCGACGCGCGGCGCGGCGGCGTGCCGGCGCGGCTGATGGAATCGATGGAGTACTCCGTCAACGCCGGCGGCAAACGGCTGCGGCCCGTGCTCTGCCTCGCCGCATGCGAGGCGGCCGGCGGGAACCGCGCGGCGGCGCTGCCCACCGCGGCCGCGTTCGAGATCATCCACACCTACACGCTGATACACGACGACCTGCCCGCGATGGATAACGACGCGCTGCGCCGCGGCATGCCGACGAACCACATCAAGTTCGGCGAGGCCACCGCCATCCTCGCCGGCGACGGACTGCTGACGCTCGCCTTCGAGCTGACGGCGGAGCAGCCGCACGGGACGAAGCTGGATCCCGCCGTGATGGTGCGGGTGGCCCGCACGGTGGCCAAAGCGGTCGGCGCCGAGGGTACCGTCGGCGGCCAGCAGGCCGATATGGAAAACGAGAATAAGGACGCCGATTTGAAAACGCTGGAATACATCCACCGCCACAAGACCGGCACGATGATAGCCGCCGCGGCGGAAACCGGCGCGCTGCTGGGCGGGGCGGACGATGCCACCGCCGCCGCCATGCTGGCTTACGGCAAAAAAATCGGCCACGCCTTCCAGGTGTTTGACGACATCCTCGACGTGGTGGGAAACGCCAAAGAGATGGGCAAGAACGTCGGCGGCGACGAAAAAAAGAAGAAGACCACCTATCCCAAGCTGATGGGCTTGGAGGAATCGAAAAAATACGGGTTCAGGCTGATCGACGAGGCGGTGACGGCGCTGGCCCCGGTGAAGGGGGATACCCGATTCCTCAAAGAACTGGCCGTGTATATCGGCGCGAGGACAAAATGA